A genomic stretch from Theobroma cacao cultivar B97-61/B2 chromosome 4, Criollo_cocoa_genome_V2, whole genome shotgun sequence includes:
- the LOC18602801 gene encoding putative glycine-rich cell wall structural protein 1 translates to MKLFNSMVFVLFNILLLSKIIGSMSVNPNSLNEKKDCCEQGEGNGGDMGGGGGSNFGTGSRGGAAGSGGKDNDYQGEPGDGGDDNCDDGGDSGARNGFRRGSKGVGSRGGGGGGGGGGGSGGGYGGGFGYGGGRDNGGGGGGGGGGGFGWGGDHGR, encoded by the coding sequence ATGAAGCTATTCAATAGCATGGTTTTTGTCCTCTTCAACATTTTATtgctttcaaaaattattggCTCAATGTCTGTCAATCCTAATAGTTTGAACGAGAAAAAAGATTGTTGTGAGCAGGGAGAGGGTAATGGTGGAGATATGGGTGGAGGTGGTGGGTCAAATTTTGGTACTGGCTCAAGAGGAGGTGCTGCGGGATCTGGAGGAAAGGATAATGATTATCAAGGCGAACCTGGTGATGGAGGTGATGACAATTGTGATGATGGTGGGGATAGTGGAGCAAGGAATGGTTTTAGGCGTGGTTCAAAAGGGGTAGGAAGCAGAGGTGGAGGAGGAGGCGGCGGTGGTGGTGGCGGCAGCGGAGGTGGATATGGTGGAGGTTTTGGCTATGGAGGTGGGAGGGACAATGGAGGAGGAGGTGGCGGCGGTGGTGGAGGAGGATTCGGTTGGGGAGGTGATCATGGGCGTTAA